In Herbinix luporum, a single window of DNA contains:
- a CDS encoding carbohydrate-binding protein, translated as MKPKIKKMMALAICMCMAIMIILQSTPIHAGQMIYNNATGTHGGYDYELWKDHGNTSMELNDGGTFSCQWSNIGNALFRKGRKFNSDKTYQQIGDITIDYGCQYNPSGNSYLCVYGWTRSPLVEYYIVESWGNWRPPGATSKGTITVDGGTYDVYETTRVNQPSIDGNTTFQQYWSVRTSKRTSGTISVTEHFKQWERMGMRMGKMYEVALTVEGYQSSGSANVYKNDIRIGSSGNPTPTTPASPSTRSAFTTIEAEQYNSTNSSTIEEIGTPNNGRGVGYIENGNTLTYSKIDFGNSGATKFTATVATEMSTSIQIRSGSATGTLLGTLSIDPTGSWDTYQTLSTNISNITGAHDIVLVFSGPVNVDNFIFSGSGSPEPTPSTDTRNAYSNIQAEDYDSSYGSNLQTFSLSGGGSAIGYIENGYSTTYKNVNFANGLASVTARVATQNATTIQVRSGGSNGTLLGTISVPSTNSWDSYQNVTANLSNITGVHDITLVYSGAVNVDYFVFKAANNPDPTSAPTPTPVAGAKSAFSNIQAEDYDSSYGSNLQTFSLTGGGSAIGYIENGYNTTYKNIDFGSGAVSVTARVATEFDTTIQVRSGSATGTLLGTISVGSTGSFDTYRDVSANISKTTGVKDIVLVFSGAVNVDYFKFSAQASSGDTQTATLLNTYGSLLGNMGTCINYNQLINANTLNVVKQQYNSITLENEMKPDAILGSSPSLISVSEARNLGYYIPSNWQDSMVPRLNFSTVDRVMQICSENGLRMRAHTLVWHSQTPGWFFRSGFNGGSGYVSPQVMDAREEFYVKSVINHVYNSPYGDCVYAWDVVNEHLHAVNSGWAAIYGNAKNVSFVRNAFIYAHDALVALGKRDSVKLFYNDYNTYEVTNDIVSLVKYINQNGKYCDGVGMQAHLDTGYPSAAAFKSALQTFLNNGFEVQITEFDVTNNNATTQANYCYDIFKGILDCKKAGGNITGITIWGLYDSVSWRASQSPLLFSSLTQPKQSYHSVLKAYTDSGYSIGEPGTPGEGNTPTPTPPPTTGAKSAFTNIQAEDYDSSYGTNLQTFSLTGGGSAIGYIENGYTTTYKNIDFGDGATSVTARVATQYATTIQVRSGSASGTLLGTISVGSTGSFDTYRDVSATISNTTGVKDIVLVFSGAVNVDYFVFSKSATSPDLSGKKLVALTFDDGPNTTTTPQVLDVLEREGVVATFFLIGNNINDSVKPVMQRQVSLGCELANHSWSHSDMSTMGYSQIQQEITNTNNKIYQMVGVTPKFFRPPYISTSNTMYQAIDLPFIGGLTCNDWENSTSAAQRASTVLNNVKDGDIVLLHDFPGNNNTVQALSTIIQGLKDRGYAFVTVSQLFELKGVNPNVEYKIWNGAN; from the coding sequence ATGAAGCCTAAGATTAAGAAGATGATGGCTTTGGCAATATGTATGTGTATGGCTATCATGATCATCTTACAAAGCACACCAATACACGCTGGTCAAATGATTTACAACAATGCCACTGGTACACATGGCGGTTACGACTACGAGCTTTGGAAAGATCACGGAAATACCAGCATGGAACTGAACGATGGTGGTACTTTTAGTTGTCAATGGAGTAATATCGGTAATGCTCTATTTCGAAAAGGGAGAAAATTTAATTCCGATAAAACCTATCAGCAAATAGGTGACATTACAATTGACTATGGATGTCAATACAATCCATCTGGAAATTCCTATTTGTGCGTTTACGGTTGGACAAGAAGCCCGCTAGTTGAATATTACATTGTAGAGAGCTGGGGCAACTGGCGTCCACCGGGAGCAACATCAAAAGGAACCATCACAGTAGATGGGGGTACCTATGATGTGTATGAAACTACCCGAGTAAATCAGCCTTCCATCGATGGAAACACAACATTCCAACAGTATTGGAGTGTTCGTACATCCAAGAGAACAAGTGGAACAATCTCCGTTACTGAACATTTTAAGCAATGGGAAAGAATGGGCATGCGAATGGGTAAGATGTATGAAGTAGCTCTTACCGTTGAAGGCTATCAGAGTAGTGGAAGCGCTAATGTATACAAGAATGATATCAGAATAGGCTCATCAGGAAATCCAACTCCTACTACACCTGCAAGCCCAAGTACTAGAAGTGCATTTACAACAATTGAAGCTGAACAATATAATAGTACTAATTCCTCCACTATAGAAGAAATTGGAACGCCAAACAATGGTAGAGGGGTTGGTTATATTGAAAATGGTAATACCTTAACTTATAGCAAAATTGATTTTGGTAATAGTGGTGCAACAAAGTTCACTGCAACTGTAGCAACTGAAATGAGTACTTCCATTCAAATCCGTTCTGGCAGCGCTACCGGTACTTTACTTGGTACCTTATCTATAGACCCTACAGGTAGCTGGGATACATATCAAACCTTATCTACAAACATTAGTAATATTACTGGTGCTCATGATATAGTATTGGTATTCTCCGGTCCAGTCAATGTAGACAACTTTATATTTAGTGGAAGTGGCTCACCAGAACCTACACCAAGTACTGACACAAGAAACGCATATTCTAACATTCAGGCCGAAGATTATGACAGCAGTTATGGCTCTAATCTTCAGACCTTTAGTTTATCAGGTGGTGGCAGCGCCATTGGTTATATAGAAAATGGATATTCTACTACCTATAAGAATGTTAATTTCGCTAACGGCTTAGCTTCTGTAACGGCAAGAGTTGCTACACAGAACGCAACTACCATTCAGGTAAGATCTGGAGGATCAAATGGTACTTTACTTGGTACAATCTCTGTTCCTTCGACGAATAGTTGGGATTCTTATCAGAATGTAACTGCTAACCTTAGCAATATTACAGGTGTGCATGATATTACCCTTGTTTATTCAGGGGCTGTGAATGTAGACTACTTTGTATTCAAAGCTGCAAATAACCCTGATCCTACTTCTGCTCCTACCCCTACCCCTGTGGCAGGTGCAAAAAGTGCATTTTCTAATATACAAGCCGAAGACTATGACAGCAGTTATGGCTCCAATCTTCAAACCTTTAGCTTAACTGGTGGTGGCAGTGCCATTGGCTATATTGAAAACGGCTATAACACTACCTATAAGAATATTGATTTTGGTAGTGGTGCTGTTTCGGTAACAGCAAGAGTTGCTACTGAGTTTGATACAACAATTCAAGTAAGATCAGGAAGTGCAACAGGTACTTTACTTGGTACAATTTCTGTTGGGTCCACAGGAAGCTTTGATACTTATAGGGATGTATCTGCGAACATTAGCAAAACTACTGGAGTAAAAGATATCGTTCTTGTATTCTCAGGTGCGGTTAATGTCGATTACTTCAAATTTAGTGCACAAGCCTCTTCCGGTGATACACAGACTGCTACTTTATTAAATACTTATGGCAGTCTATTAGGTAATATGGGTACCTGCATCAACTACAACCAATTAATTAATGCCAATACCTTAAATGTTGTAAAGCAACAATACAATAGCATTACTTTGGAAAATGAGATGAAACCAGACGCAATTCTGGGTTCCAGTCCAAGCCTTATTTCTGTTTCTGAGGCTAGAAATCTTGGATATTATATTCCAAGCAACTGGCAGGATTCTATGGTTCCAAGACTGAACTTTAGTACCGTTGATAGAGTTATGCAGATTTGTTCTGAAAATGGTCTTCGAATGAGAGCTCATACCCTTGTATGGCACAGTCAGACCCCTGGATGGTTCTTTAGAAGTGGATTCAATGGTGGTTCAGGTTATGTTAGTCCTCAGGTAATGGATGCACGTGAAGAATTTTATGTAAAATCTGTAATCAATCATGTATATAACAGTCCCTATGGTGATTGTGTATATGCTTGGGATGTTGTTAACGAGCATCTTCACGCTGTTAATTCAGGATGGGCAGCCATATATGGTAATGCAAAGAATGTTTCCTTTGTAAGAAATGCTTTCATATATGCACATGATGCATTAGTTGCTCTTGGAAAGAGAGACAGCGTTAAGCTTTTCTATAATGACTATAATACCTATGAAGTAACAAATGATATTGTTTCCTTAGTTAAGTACATCAATCAGAATGGTAAGTATTGTGATGGCGTAGGTATGCAAGCCCATCTAGATACAGGATATCCAAGTGCAGCTGCCTTTAAGTCAGCGCTTCAAACATTTTTAAATAATGGATTTGAGGTTCAAATTACTGAATTTGATGTAACCAATAACAATGCTACTACTCAAGCAAATTACTGCTATGATATCTTCAAGGGAATCTTAGATTGTAAGAAAGCCGGTGGCAATATTACTGGTATTACAATCTGGGGCTTATATGATAGCGTTTCTTGGAGAGCTAGTCAGTCACCTTTACTATTCAGTAGCTTAACACAGCCAAAGCAGTCATATCATTCGGTACTGAAAGCCTATACGGATTCAGGCTATAGTATTGGCGAACCTGGCACCCCAGGTGAAGGTAATACTCCCACACCTACCCCTCCTCCTACCACCGGTGCTAAGAGTGCATTTACCAATATTCAGGCAGAAGATTATGACAGCAGTTATGGCACTAATCTTCAGACCTTTAGCTTAACAGGTGGCGGCAGTGCCATTGGCTATATCGAAAATGGTTATACCACTACCTATAAGAATATTGATTTTGGTGATGGTGCAACATCTGTAACAGCAAGAGTAGCTACCCAGTATGCTACTACCATCCAGGTAAGATCAGGAAGTGCATCAGGTACCTTACTCGGAACAATTTCCGTTGGGTCCACAGGAAGTTTTGATACTTATAGGGATGTATCCGCTACCATTAGTAATACTACCGGTGTAAAAGATATTGTTCTTGTATTCTCAGGTGCCGTGAATGTAGACTACTTTGTATTTTCAAAATCAGCTACATCACCTGATCTTTCTGGTAAAAAGTTAGTTGCACTAACATTTGACGATGGTCCGAATACAACCACAACTCCTCAGGTTCTTGATGTTTTAGAACGTGAAGGTGTCGTTGCTACCTTTTTCCTAATCGGAAATAACATCAATGATAGTGTGAAACCAGTAATGCAACGTCAAGTTAGTCTTGGATGTGAATTGGCTAATCACTCCTGGAGTCATAGTGATATGAGCACTATGGGTTATTCCCAAATCCAACAAGAGATTACAAATACAAATAACAAGATTTATCAGATGGTTGGAGTAACTCCAAAGTTCTTCCGTCCACCTTATATTTCAACAAGTAATACCATGTATCAAGCAATTGACCTTCCATTTATCGGCGGATTAACTTGTAATGACTGGGAAAACTCTACTTCAGCAGCTCAAAGAGCATCCACCGTTCTGAATAATGTGAAAGATGGCGATATCGTTTTATTGCATGATTTTCCTGGCAATAACAATACGGTACAAGCATTAAGTACTATTATTCAAGGGTTGAAAGACCGTGGTTACGCATTTGTAACTGTTAGCCAGCTTTTTGAACTAAAGGGTGTAAATCCTAATGTAGAGTACAAGATCTGGAATGGTGCAAACTAA
- a CDS encoding GH36-type glycosyl hydrolase domain-containing protein — translation MKIKYLNSRGNFKLDKADENSYLYFPIGNDADVMACVTPNLHGDNKIGQNSFLLEPVSVEGLHMTNNGRNVWFRINKKTVWAANGCSPLQVLAKQDESEEKKDFVTVEAGRLWHKMTRENASLGIAVTVLSYAPIGHQAEMMKVTAQNIGRDKLTIEPTVAIPLYGRSADNIRDHRHVTSLLHRTFVRKNGIEVKPTLSFDERGHVKNNVSYGVYTLDEEGKAPISFYPVLESFIGEGGNLTYPKAVVDQTYGKSIAMYEGDKVEGFESIAAMKMDKVVLKPGETKEYCIILSYNNQGLELLNPENEKRVFEETVRYWEEQLGIEVETGNKEFDQWLKWVGIQPTLRRIYGCSFLPHHDYGRGGRGYRDLWQDSLALLLNSKESIRNQLLSYYGGVRIDGSNATIIGKEPGDFIADRNSIVRMWMDHGVWPCMTTLLYINQTGDYEILLEETSYFKDRIIHRGTEMDGLWQEDSKVLHTHTNEIYKGTILEHILVQNLTAFYDVGDHGHMRLLGADWNDALDMAKENGESVAFSAAYAGNLENLGKLLLRLYKEKDWKKVALCTELMELIGNDPNIYKSVEKKREILKNYCNNCGSYISGKKEWISCEILAKDLLEKAEQIKKNIRSKEWIATGEEELGGWFNSYYDNNKNKVEGIFESGIRMMLTGQVFTILSRTATDQQISMIVKAADRLLFDDKIGGYRLNTNFNELKTDLGRMFGFAYGSKENGSVFSHMTVMYANALYSRGFVKEGYRALNQLFLQAADFESSRIYPGIPEYFNQNGRGLYNYLTGSASWYMLTVLTEMFGVKGDLGDLVIEPKLMACQFDKEGYAKISFYFARRKLLLIYENPEMKEYGDYEVEEIFIDDLKHDFEDSLPVIKRSYLKELEEEKEHVIRVKLA, via the coding sequence ATGAAGATTAAATATTTGAATTCCCGTGGGAACTTTAAACTAGATAAGGCAGATGAAAACAGTTATCTATATTTTCCTATTGGGAATGACGCTGATGTAATGGCTTGTGTTACTCCTAATCTGCACGGGGACAATAAAATAGGACAGAACTCTTTTTTATTAGAGCCTGTAAGTGTAGAAGGGCTTCATATGACTAATAACGGACGAAATGTCTGGTTTCGTATAAATAAAAAAACTGTTTGGGCAGCCAATGGTTGTTCGCCATTGCAGGTATTAGCTAAACAGGATGAGAGTGAGGAAAAGAAGGACTTTGTTACTGTAGAAGCAGGTAGACTATGGCATAAGATGACCAGAGAAAATGCTAGCCTTGGTATAGCAGTAACGGTGTTAAGCTACGCCCCTATCGGACATCAGGCGGAAATGATGAAGGTTACAGCACAAAACATTGGCAGGGATAAACTTACTATAGAACCTACAGTGGCAATACCTTTATACGGTAGAAGTGCAGATAACATCAGAGATCATAGGCATGTTACCAGTCTTTTGCATCGGACTTTTGTAAGAAAGAACGGAATCGAAGTGAAACCAACCTTATCTTTTGATGAGAGGGGACATGTGAAAAATAATGTTAGCTATGGAGTATACACTTTGGATGAGGAAGGAAAAGCACCGATATCCTTCTATCCGGTATTAGAAAGTTTCATAGGAGAGGGTGGTAACTTAACATATCCTAAGGCTGTTGTAGACCAGACTTATGGCAAAAGTATTGCTATGTATGAGGGAGATAAAGTAGAAGGTTTTGAGTCCATAGCTGCAATGAAGATGGATAAAGTGGTCTTAAAACCCGGAGAAACAAAGGAATATTGCATTATATTAAGCTATAACAATCAGGGTCTAGAGCTTCTTAATCCAGAAAATGAGAAAAGGGTCTTTGAAGAAACTGTTAGGTACTGGGAAGAACAGTTAGGAATTGAAGTAGAGACCGGTAATAAAGAATTTGATCAATGGTTAAAATGGGTTGGGATTCAACCTACCCTTCGTAGAATTTATGGCTGCTCCTTTTTACCACATCATGATTATGGTAGGGGAGGCAGAGGATACCGTGACCTTTGGCAAGATAGCCTTGCTTTATTATTAAATTCTAAGGAGTCCATTCGTAATCAATTGCTCAGTTATTATGGTGGTGTGCGCATAGATGGAAGCAATGCCACCATTATTGGTAAGGAGCCGGGAGACTTCATAGCGGACCGCAATTCTATTGTAAGAATGTGGATGGACCATGGTGTATGGCCTTGTATGACAACTCTTCTTTATATAAATCAGACCGGAGATTATGAAATTCTATTGGAGGAGACAAGCTACTTTAAGGATAGAATCATACATCGGGGTACCGAGATGGATGGTTTATGGCAGGAGGACAGTAAAGTGCTACATACCCATACCAATGAGATTTATAAAGGTACCATTCTAGAGCACATTCTGGTACAGAATTTGACAGCTTTTTATGATGTTGGAGACCATGGCCATATGCGCTTATTGGGAGCCGATTGGAATGATGCTTTAGATATGGCCAAGGAAAATGGAGAAAGTGTAGCATTTAGTGCTGCTTATGCAGGAAACCTTGAGAATTTGGGAAAACTTTTACTTCGTTTATATAAGGAAAAAGATTGGAAGAAGGTAGCTCTTTGCACAGAACTTATGGAGTTAATCGGTAATGATCCTAATATATATAAGTCTGTGGAGAAGAAGCGGGAAATTCTAAAGAATTATTGTAATAACTGTGGAAGTTATATTTCCGGTAAAAAAGAATGGATTTCCTGTGAAATCTTAGCTAAAGATTTGTTGGAAAAAGCTGAACAGATTAAAAAGAATATAAGATCAAAAGAATGGATAGCTACAGGGGAAGAAGAACTTGGAGGATGGTTTAACAGTTATTACGATAACAATAAAAATAAGGTTGAGGGAATATTTGAAAGCGGAATTCGTATGATGCTTACCGGTCAAGTATTTACAATTTTAAGCCGTACGGCAACGGATCAGCAGATTTCCATGATAGTAAAGGCAGCGGACCGGTTATTGTTTGACGATAAGATAGGAGGTTATCGTCTTAATACGAATTTCAATGAATTAAAGACGGATTTGGGAAGAATGTTTGGATTTGCATATGGTTCAAAAGAAAATGGATCCGTATTCTCCCATATGACGGTTATGTATGCCAATGCCTTATATTCAAGAGGTTTTGTAAAAGAAGGATATAGGGCCCTAAATCAGCTATTCTTGCAGGCAGCTGATTTTGAAAGTAGTCGTATCTATCCTGGAATTCCTGAATATTTTAATCAGAATGGTAGGGGGCTTTACAATTATCTGACTGGTTCTGCAAGCTGGTATATGTTAACGGTACTTACAGAAATGTTTGGAGTTAAAGGAGATTTAGGAGACTTAGTTATTGAGCCAAAGCTTATGGCATGTCAATTTGATAAGGAAGGATATGCAAAGATAAGCTTTTATTTTGCAAGAAGAAAGCTTCTTCTTATCTATGAAAACCCAGAGATGAAGGAATATGGTGACTATGAAGTAGAAGAGATTTTTATTGATGATTTAAAACATGACTTTGAAGATAGTTTACCTGTAATAAAAAGAAGTTATCTTAAGGAGCTAGAGGAAGAGAAAGAACATGTAATTAGAGTAAAGTTAGCTTAG
- a CDS encoding ABC transporter substrate-binding protein, whose amino-acid sequence MKAKKVLIFLLVSMLTIFMIACGSKDNSGKKDDSQADKTPTTSGDNTSSEADKTLEGKLVVWTLASDLQQFSEYFMEKNPGVEVETVVIAPADYPTKVQSALLGGETEPDIIVGEPQMLEDMFEAGFFEDLNQAPYNAQDYAHLIVDYVWKVGQDKDGIQRAISYQITPAGFFYRRDIAQKVFNTDDPDEISKLFKDYKTILETAETLKQAGYKIFASDAETNYFSGDSAWVIDGTLNVDQARYDYMDLCVQLYQNDYTAFASQWAAPWYQAMKGPVPLLTAETQWGTDDMNIWDAESFAAATEGKETVEVFAYGLPAWGVLTMRDNVGETAGKWGVAAGPSYGFGGGTFIGISQASKRKELAWEYLKFCTLTEDTMEWWIVKSEGDTVSYIPTLEKHAEDKNEIYGGQQLYKFWLEQAKGIDYSKVTRYDKAIGDAWGAAITAIKTGEKTKEEAINEFYDVVESTFPELKVNRE is encoded by the coding sequence ATGAAAGCAAAAAAAGTTTTAATTTTTTTGTTGGTTTCTATGTTAACCATTTTTATGATTGCTTGTGGCAGCAAGGATAATTCCGGTAAAAAAGATGATAGTCAAGCAGACAAAACTCCTACTACCAGTGGGGACAATACTTCTTCAGAAGCAGATAAAACTCTAGAAGGAAAGTTAGTAGTATGGACACTTGCCTCTGACCTTCAGCAGTTTTCTGAATATTTTATGGAGAAGAATCCCGGAGTTGAAGTTGAAACAGTAGTTATTGCTCCCGCTGATTATCCTACAAAGGTTCAATCTGCACTTCTTGGTGGCGAAACAGAACCTGACATTATCGTAGGTGAGCCACAGATGTTAGAGGATATGTTTGAAGCAGGCTTCTTTGAAGATTTAAATCAGGCACCATACAATGCACAAGATTATGCTCATTTGATTGTAGATTATGTTTGGAAAGTCGGACAGGACAAAGATGGTATTCAAAGAGCAATTAGTTATCAGATTACCCCTGCAGGCTTCTTTTATAGAAGAGATATCGCACAGAAGGTATTTAATACAGATGATCCCGATGAAATCAGTAAATTATTTAAGGATTATAAGACCATTTTAGAAACAGCTGAGACATTAAAGCAGGCCGGATACAAGATATTCGCCTCTGATGCTGAAACTAACTATTTCTCCGGTGACTCTGCTTGGGTTATCGATGGAACTTTAAATGTTGATCAAGCTAGATATGATTATATGGATCTATGCGTTCAGTTATATCAAAATGATTATACCGCATTTGCTAGCCAGTGGGCAGCTCCTTGGTATCAAGCTATGAAAGGCCCTGTTCCTTTGTTAACAGCTGAAACACAATGGGGAACAGATGATATGAATATATGGGATGCTGAATCCTTTGCGGCAGCAACTGAAGGTAAAGAAACCGTTGAAGTATTTGCATATGGACTTCCTGCATGGGGCGTTTTAACTATGAGAGATAACGTTGGAGAAACTGCAGGAAAATGGGGAGTTGCAGCAGGTCCCTCCTATGGATTTGGTGGCGGTACTTTCATCGGTATCAGCCAAGCTAGTAAAAGAAAAGAACTGGCTTGGGAATACTTAAAGTTTTGTACCTTAACAGAGGACACAATGGAATGGTGGATTGTGAAATCTGAAGGTGATACAGTATCCTACATCCCTACCTTAGAGAAACATGCAGAAGATAAGAATGAAATTTATGGCGGACAACAACTTTATAAGTTCTGGCTAGAACAGGCTAAAGGAATTGATTACTCAAAGGTCACTAGATATGACAAAGCAATCGGTGATGCTTGGGGTGCAGCCATAACTGCTATTAAGACAGGTGAGAAAACTAAAGAAGAAGCAATTAATGAATTTTATGATGTTGTAGAATCAACTTTTCCTGAACTTAAAGTAAATAGAGAGTAG
- a CDS encoding carbohydrate ABC transporter permease, with translation MINDRKVNKLGRRNNWAYLFVAPFIITFLIFSVYPVFRTLYLSFTNYKGFGTPNFVGVDNYERVVGDKFFWRAFGNTIKIWGFNIVLQLGTALLLTIVFNDIKYKIKGLGFFRAVFYLPNIIATTSVAFLFKTLFDWRYGTVNQLLAAMGISENSPINWTGNSAIAPYFVGGIGAWMWFGNSFILLMAGVQGISKDYFEAAAIDGAGRWKIFSKITIPLLRPILLYVGITSLIGGLQMFDIPFLISGGTHGNPSGSLQTVIMYLYKFGFEVGTNQVGYAAAIAYSLFAIILVISVVQYKLMREKEDY, from the coding sequence ATGATAAATGATAGAAAAGTTAATAAACTTGGCAGAAGAAACAACTGGGCATATCTATTTGTAGCACCTTTTATAATAACATTCCTAATCTTTAGTGTATATCCGGTTTTTCGAACCTTATACTTGAGTTTTACAAACTATAAGGGATTTGGAACTCCCAATTTCGTAGGCGTGGATAATTATGAACGTGTTGTGGGAGATAAGTTTTTCTGGAGAGCCTTTGGCAATACTATAAAAATCTGGGGATTTAATATTGTATTACAGCTAGGTACTGCCTTATTATTAACAATTGTATTTAATGATATTAAGTATAAAATTAAAGGACTGGGTTTTTTTCGAGCTGTATTTTATCTTCCCAATATTATTGCAACAACCTCGGTAGCATTTTTATTTAAAACATTATTTGATTGGAGATACGGAACTGTCAATCAATTATTGGCAGCTATGGGTATTAGTGAAAATAGTCCCATAAATTGGACTGGAAATAGTGCTATAGCTCCTTACTTTGTCGGTGGCATTGGTGCTTGGATGTGGTTTGGCAACTCCTTTATCTTATTAATGGCAGGTGTACAGGGTATTTCAAAAGATTATTTTGAAGCAGCAGCCATTGATGGAGCAGGAAGATGGAAGATATTTTCAAAGATTACAATTCCCTTATTAAGGCCCATTTTACTATATGTAGGTATTACTTCTTTAATCGGCGGACTACAGATGTTTGATATACCGTTCTTGATTAGCGGAGGTACCCATGGTAATCCTTCCGGAAGTCTACAGACCGTTATTATGTATTTATATAAGTTTGGATTTGAAGTAGGTACTAATCAGGTAGGGTATGCAGCTGCTATTGCATATAGTTTGTTTGCGATTATATTAGTAATTTCTGTTGTTCAATACAAACTGATGCGAGAGAAGGAGGACTACTAA
- a CDS encoding carbohydrate ABC transporter permease gives MAYRIKKMIIYLGLIILSLVCLLPFVLMMVNSTRSGIEIMTSFSFIPGKSLADNWKIVSGYFNLFRGFANSLMVAIPATILTAYFSAITAYALAIYHFRGGKTLLIIIVIFMMIPGQLSLLGFYNLVAKLKLVNSYIPLIVPAIAAPGTVFFLRQYLISVLSRSLLEAARIDGASEIHIFHRIVFPIMLPGVATMSIGSFIGNWNSYLVPLILLNTPKKFTLPVMIASLNSSTDITSNQGAIYLAVAISVIPILIVFCFCSKYIISSISAGAVKE, from the coding sequence ATGGCTTATAGAATAAAAAAAATGATTATCTATCTTGGATTAATTATATTATCTTTAGTATGCTTACTACCATTTGTATTAATGATGGTTAATTCTACAAGAAGTGGCATTGAGATTATGACTTCCTTTAGTTTTATCCCCGGCAAATCTCTCGCAGATAATTGGAAAATAGTATCCGGATATTTTAATCTCTTCCGTGGTTTTGCCAACAGTTTAATGGTGGCAATACCGGCTACCATATTAACCGCTTATTTTTCTGCCATAACAGCTTATGCCCTTGCCATATATCACTTTAGAGGCGGTAAAACCCTGCTGATAATAATTGTAATATTCATGATGATTCCGGGACAGCTAAGCTTACTAGGTTTTTATAATTTAGTGGCAAAATTAAAATTGGTAAACTCCTACATTCCCCTGATTGTTCCGGCCATAGCTGCACCGGGAACTGTCTTCTTTTTAAGACAGTATTTAATATCAGTTCTATCTAGATCATTATTAGAAGCAGCAAGAATTGATGGTGCCAGTGAAATACATATTTTCCATAGAATTGTCTTTCCGATTATGTTACCCGGAGTAGCAACCATGTCTATCGGTTCATTTATCGGCAACTGGAATAGTTACTTAGTTCCCTTAATTTTATTAAATACACCTAAGAAATTCACCTTACCGGTAATGATTGCCTCCTTAAATAGTTCCACAGATATAACCAGTAATCAAGGGGCTATATATCTTGCAGTGGCAATTTCAGTTATTCCAATTCTAATAGTATTTTGCTTCTGTTCTAAATACATAATTAGCAGTATTTCAGCCGGTGCGGTAAAAGAGTAA